One segment of Meriones unguiculatus strain TT.TT164.6M chromosome 3, Bangor_MerUng_6.1, whole genome shotgun sequence DNA contains the following:
- the Ptch2 gene encoding protein patched homolog 2 isoform X1 — translation MVRPLSLGELPPSYTPPARASAPQILAGSLQAPLWLRAYFQGLLFSLGCKIQRHCGKVLFLGLVAFGALALGLRVAIIETDLEQLWVEVDSRVSQELHYTKEKLGEEAAYTSQMLIQTARREGENVLTSEALSLHLQAALAASKVTVSLYGKSWDLNKICYKSGVPLIENGMIERMIEKLFPCVILTPLDCFWEGAKLQGGSAYLPGRPDIQWTNLDPQQLLEELGPFASLEGFRELLDKAQVGQAYVGRPCLDPGDQHCPPSAPNHLSRQAPNVARELSGGCHGFSHKFMHWQEELLLGGTARDLQGQLLRAEALQSTFLLMSPRQLYEHFRGDYQTHDIGWSEEQAGAVLQAWQRRFVQLAQEALPANASQKIHAFSSTTLEDILRQFSEVSGARVAGGYLLMLAYACLTLLRWDCSQSQGAVGLAGVLLVALAVASGLGLCALLGITFNAATTQVLPFLALGIGVDDIFLLAHAFTKVPPDTPLPERMGECLRRTGTSVALTSINNMVAFFMAVLVPIPALRAFSLQAAIVVGCNLAAVLLLFPAILSLDLRRRHRQRLDILCCFSSPCSAQVIQMLPQELGDRAVPVGTAHLTATVQAFTHCEASSQHVVTILPPQAHLLSPTSDPLGSELYSPGGSTRDLLGQEDGTGTTVACRSLLCAHWTLAHFARYQFAPLLLQTQAKALVLLFFGALLGLSLYGATLVQDGLALTDVVPRGTKEHAFLSAQLRYFSLYEVALVTQGGFDYAHSQRALFDLHQRFSSLKAVLPPPATQAPRTWLHYYRSWLQGIQAAFDQDWASGRITRHSYRNGSEDGALAYKLLIQTGNAQEPLDFNQLTTRKLVDKEGLIPPELFYVGLTVWVSSDPLGLAASQANFYPPPPEWLHDKYDATGENLRIPAAQPLEFAQFPFLLHGLQKTADFVEAIEGARAACTEAGQAGVHAYPSGSPFLFWEQYLGLRRCFLLAVCVLLVCTFLVCAVLLLSPWTAGLIVLVLSMMTVELFGIMGFLGIKLSAIPVVILVASVGIGVEFTVHVALGFLTSQGSRNLRAARALEQTLAPVTDGAVSTLLGLLMLAGSSFDFIIRYFFVVLTVLTLLGLLHGLLLLPVLLSILGPPPQVVQMYKESPQALHPAAPQGGGLRWSMPPTLPQSFARVTTSMTVALHPPPLPGAYAHPASDEPT, via the exons ATGGTTCGGCCGCTGTCCCTTGGAGAGCTGCCTCCAAGCTACACACCTCCAGCTCGGGCCTCAGCACCTCAG ATCCTAGCTGGGAGCCTGCAGGCTCCTCTCTGGCTTCGTGCTTACTTCCAAGGCCTGCTCTTCTCCCTGGGGTGCAAGATCCAGAGACACTGTGGCAAAGTGCTCTTCCTGGGACTGGTGGCCTTTGGGGCTCTAGCACTGGGTCTCCGAGTGGCCATTATTGAGACAGACCTGGAACAGCTCTGGGTAGAAG TGGACAGCCGGGTGAGCCAAGAGCTGCATTACACCAAAGAGAAGCTGGGGGAGGAGGCTGCCTACACGTCCCAGATGCTGATTCAGACTGCACGCCGGGAGGGGGAAAACGTCCTCACCTCCGAGGCCCTCAGCCTTCACCTTCAGGCAGCACTCGCAGCCAGTAAAGTAACAGTGTCACTTTATGGGAA GTCCTGGGATTTGAACAAAATCTGCTACAAATCAGGGGTTCCCCTTATTGAAAATGGAATGATTGAGCGG ATGATTGAGAAGCTGTTCCCGTGTGTGATCCTCACCCCCCTTGACTGCTTCTGGGAGGGAGCCAAACTCCAGGGGGGCTCCGCCTACCTGCC GGGCCGCCCCGATATCCAGTGGACCAACCTGGACCCCCAGCAGCTGCTGGAGGAGCTGGGCCCCTTCGCCTCCCTGGAGGGCTTCCGGGAGCTGCTCGACAAGGCACAGGTGGGCCAGGCCTATGTGGGACGACCCTGCCTGGACCCCGGTGACCAGCACTGCCCACCTAGTGCCCCTAACCATCTCAGCAGGCAG GCCCCCAATGTGGCCCGAGAACTGAGTGGGGGCTGCCACGGCTTCTCCCACAAGTTCATGCACTGGCAAGAGGAACTGCTCCTGGGAGGCACAGCCAGAGATCTCCAAGGACAGCTGCTGAG ggccgAGGCCTTGCAGAGCACCTTCCTGCTGATGAGTCCCCGGCAGCTGTATGAGCACTTCCGGGGCGACTACCAGACACATGACATCGGCTGGAGCGAGGAGCAGGCCGGCGCGGTGCTGCAGGCCTGGCAGAGGCGCTTTGTGCAG CTAGCCCAGGAGGCTCTGCCTGCCAACGCCTCGCAGAAGATCCACGCCTTCTCCTCCACCACCCTGGAGGACATACTGCGCCAGTTCTCTGAAGTCAGCGGGGCCCGCGTGGCAGGCGGCTATCTGCTCATG CTGGCCTACGCCTGCCTAACCCTGCTCCGGTGGGACTGCTCCCAGTCCCAGGGCGCCGTGGGTCTCGCCGGGGTGTTGTTGGTGGCCCTGGCAGTGGCCTCAGGCCTTGGGCTTTGTGCCCTTCTTGGCATCACTTTCAATGCTGCGACCACTCAG GTGCTGCCCTTCCTGGCTCTGGGCATCGGCGTGGATGACATTTTCCTGCTGGCTCATGCCTTTACAAAGGTCCCACCTGACACCCCTCTCCCA GAGCGGATGGGCGAGTGCCTGAGACGCACAGGCACCAGTGTGGCGCTCACCTCCATCAACAACATGGTTGCCTTCTTCATGGCTGTCCTGGTTCCCATCCCGGCCCTGCGGGCTTTCTCCCTGCAG GCAGCCATAGTGGTGGGCTGCAACCTGGCAGCAGTCCTGCTTCTCTTCCCTGCCATCCTCAGCCTCGACCTGCGCCGGCGCCACCGCCAGCGCCTCGACATTCTCTGCTGCTTTTCCAG CCCCTGCTCTGCTCAGGTCATTCAGATGCTGCCCCAAGAGCTAGGAGACAGAGCAGTACCGGTGGGCACTGCCCACCTGACTGCCACCGTGCAGGCATTTACCCACTGCGAAGCCAGCAGCCAGCACGTCGTCACCATTTTGCCTCCTCAAGCCCACCTGCTGTCTCCGACTTCTGACCCACTGGGCTCTGAACTCTACAGCCCTGGAGGGTCCACACGGGACCTTCTAGGCCAAGAGGACGGGACAGGGACAACAGTGGCCTGCAGGTCCCTGCTCTGTGCCCACTGGACTCTTGCCCATTTTGCCCGCTATCAGTTTGCGCCCTTACTGCTCCAGACACAAGCCAAG GCCCTGGTGCTTCTCTTCTTCGGGGCACTTTTAGGCCTGAGTCTCTATGGAGCCACCTTGGTGCAAGACGGGCTGGCCTTGACAGATGTGGTACCTCGGGGCACCAAGGAACATGCCTTCCTGAGCGCCCAGCTCAGGTACTTCTCCCTGTACGAGGTGGCCCTGGTGACACAGGGTGGCTTTGACTACGCCCACTCCCAACGCGCCCTCTTTGATCTGCACCAGCGCTTCAGTTCCCTCAAGGCTGTGCTGCCCCCCCCTGCCACCCAGGCACCCCGCACCTGGCTGCATTACTACCGCAGCTGGCTACAAG GTATCCAGGCTGCGTTTGACCAGGACTGGGCTTCTGGACGTATTACCCGCCACTCTTACCGCAATGGCTCTGAAGATGGCGCCCTGGCCTACAAGCTGCTCATCCAAACCGGGAATGCCCAGGAGCCTCTGGATTTCAACCAG CTGACCACAAGGAAACTGGTGGACAAGGAGGGACTGATCCCACCAGAACTCTTCTACGTGGGGCTGACTGTGTGGGTGAGCAGTGACCCCCTGGGCCTAGCAGCCTCCCAGGCCAACTTCTACCCCCCACCTCCCGAATGGCTGCACGACAAATACGATGCCACTGGGGAGAACCTTCGCA TCCCTGCAGCCCAGCCTTTGGAGTTTGCCCAGTTCCCCTTCCTGCTGCATGGACTCCAGAAGACTGCAGACTTCGTAGAAGCCATCGAAGGGGCCCGGGCAGCATGCACTGAGGCCGGCCAGGCGGGGGTGCACGCCTACCCCAGCggctcccccttcctcttctgggAGCAGTATCTGGGTCTTCGGCGCTGCTTCCTGTTGGCGGTCTGCGTCTTGCTCGTGTGCACCTTCCttgtctgtgctgtgctgctgctcagcccGTGGACGGCTGGCCTCATA GTGCTGGTCCTGTCCATGATGACTGTGGAGCTCTTTGGTATCATGGGATTCCTGGGCATCAAGCTGAGTGCCATCCCCGTGGTGATCCTTGTGGCCTCTGTAGGCATTGGTGTTGAATTCACAGTCCACGTTGCACTG GGCTTCCTGACCAGCCAGGGTAGCCGGAACCTGCGGGCAGCTCGAGCTCTAGAGCAAACACTCGCCCCTGTGACGGATGGCGCTGTCTCCACGTTGCTGGGTCTGCTCATGCTTGCTGGCTCCAGCTTTGACTTCATCATAAG GTACTTCTTTGTGGTGCTGACAGTGCTGACCCTCTTGGGCCTGCTCCATGGACTCCTGCTGCTGCCCGTACTGCTCTCCATCCTAGGCCCCCCACCACAG GTGGTTCAGATGTACAAGGAGAGCCCACAGGCCCTACACCCTGCGGCTCCACAGGGAGGCGGGCTCAGGTGGAGCATGCCTCCCACCCTGCCCCAGAGTTTTGCCAGAGTGACTACCTCTATGACTGTGGCCCTTCacccaccaccactgcctggagcCTACGCCCACCCAGCCTCCGATGAGCCCACGTAG
- the Ptch2 gene encoding protein patched homolog 2 isoform X2, whose amino-acid sequence MVRPLSLGELPPSYTPPARASAPQILAGSLQAPLWLRAYFQGLLFSLGCKIQRHCGKVLFLGLVAFGALALGLRVAIIETDLEQLWVEVDSRVSQELHYTKEKLGEEAAYTSQMLIQTARREGENVLTSEALSLHLQAALAASKVTVSLYGKSWDLNKICYKSGVPLIENGMIERMIEKLFPCVILTPLDCFWEGAKLQGGSAYLPGRPDIQWTNLDPQQLLEELGPFASLEGFRELLDKAQVGQAYVGRPCLDPGDQHCPPSAPNHLSRQAPNVARELSGGCHGFSHKFMHWQEELLLGGTARDLQGQLLRAEALQSTFLLMSPRQLYEHFRGDYQTHDIGWSEEQAGAVLQAWQRRFVQLAQEALPANASQKIHAFSSTTLEDILRQFSEVSGARVAGGYLLMLAYACLTLLRWDCSQSQGAVGLAGVLLVALAVASGLGLCALLGITFNAATTQVLPFLALGIGVDDIFLLAHAFTKVPPDTPLPERMGECLRRTGTSVALTSINNMVAFFMAVLVPIPALRAFSLQAAIVVGCNLAAVLLLFPAILSLDLRRRHRQRLDILCCFSSPCSAQVIQMLPQELGDRAVPVGTAHLTATVQAFTHCEASSQHVVTILPPQAHLLSPTSDPLGSELYSPGGSTRDLLGQEDGTGTTVACRSLLCAHWTLAHFARYQFAPLLLQTQAKALVLLFFGALLGLSLYGATLVQDGLALTDVVPRGTKEHAFLSAQLRYFSLYEVALVTQGGFDYAHSQRALFDLHQRFSSLKAVLPPPATQAPRTWLHYYRSWLQGIQAAFDQDWASGRITRHSYRNGSEDGALAYKLLIQTGNAQEPLDFNQLTTRKLVDKEGLIPPELFYVGLTVWSLQPSLWSLPSSPSCCMDSRRLQTS is encoded by the exons ATGGTTCGGCCGCTGTCCCTTGGAGAGCTGCCTCCAAGCTACACACCTCCAGCTCGGGCCTCAGCACCTCAG ATCCTAGCTGGGAGCCTGCAGGCTCCTCTCTGGCTTCGTGCTTACTTCCAAGGCCTGCTCTTCTCCCTGGGGTGCAAGATCCAGAGACACTGTGGCAAAGTGCTCTTCCTGGGACTGGTGGCCTTTGGGGCTCTAGCACTGGGTCTCCGAGTGGCCATTATTGAGACAGACCTGGAACAGCTCTGGGTAGAAG TGGACAGCCGGGTGAGCCAAGAGCTGCATTACACCAAAGAGAAGCTGGGGGAGGAGGCTGCCTACACGTCCCAGATGCTGATTCAGACTGCACGCCGGGAGGGGGAAAACGTCCTCACCTCCGAGGCCCTCAGCCTTCACCTTCAGGCAGCACTCGCAGCCAGTAAAGTAACAGTGTCACTTTATGGGAA GTCCTGGGATTTGAACAAAATCTGCTACAAATCAGGGGTTCCCCTTATTGAAAATGGAATGATTGAGCGG ATGATTGAGAAGCTGTTCCCGTGTGTGATCCTCACCCCCCTTGACTGCTTCTGGGAGGGAGCCAAACTCCAGGGGGGCTCCGCCTACCTGCC GGGCCGCCCCGATATCCAGTGGACCAACCTGGACCCCCAGCAGCTGCTGGAGGAGCTGGGCCCCTTCGCCTCCCTGGAGGGCTTCCGGGAGCTGCTCGACAAGGCACAGGTGGGCCAGGCCTATGTGGGACGACCCTGCCTGGACCCCGGTGACCAGCACTGCCCACCTAGTGCCCCTAACCATCTCAGCAGGCAG GCCCCCAATGTGGCCCGAGAACTGAGTGGGGGCTGCCACGGCTTCTCCCACAAGTTCATGCACTGGCAAGAGGAACTGCTCCTGGGAGGCACAGCCAGAGATCTCCAAGGACAGCTGCTGAG ggccgAGGCCTTGCAGAGCACCTTCCTGCTGATGAGTCCCCGGCAGCTGTATGAGCACTTCCGGGGCGACTACCAGACACATGACATCGGCTGGAGCGAGGAGCAGGCCGGCGCGGTGCTGCAGGCCTGGCAGAGGCGCTTTGTGCAG CTAGCCCAGGAGGCTCTGCCTGCCAACGCCTCGCAGAAGATCCACGCCTTCTCCTCCACCACCCTGGAGGACATACTGCGCCAGTTCTCTGAAGTCAGCGGGGCCCGCGTGGCAGGCGGCTATCTGCTCATG CTGGCCTACGCCTGCCTAACCCTGCTCCGGTGGGACTGCTCCCAGTCCCAGGGCGCCGTGGGTCTCGCCGGGGTGTTGTTGGTGGCCCTGGCAGTGGCCTCAGGCCTTGGGCTTTGTGCCCTTCTTGGCATCACTTTCAATGCTGCGACCACTCAG GTGCTGCCCTTCCTGGCTCTGGGCATCGGCGTGGATGACATTTTCCTGCTGGCTCATGCCTTTACAAAGGTCCCACCTGACACCCCTCTCCCA GAGCGGATGGGCGAGTGCCTGAGACGCACAGGCACCAGTGTGGCGCTCACCTCCATCAACAACATGGTTGCCTTCTTCATGGCTGTCCTGGTTCCCATCCCGGCCCTGCGGGCTTTCTCCCTGCAG GCAGCCATAGTGGTGGGCTGCAACCTGGCAGCAGTCCTGCTTCTCTTCCCTGCCATCCTCAGCCTCGACCTGCGCCGGCGCCACCGCCAGCGCCTCGACATTCTCTGCTGCTTTTCCAG CCCCTGCTCTGCTCAGGTCATTCAGATGCTGCCCCAAGAGCTAGGAGACAGAGCAGTACCGGTGGGCACTGCCCACCTGACTGCCACCGTGCAGGCATTTACCCACTGCGAAGCCAGCAGCCAGCACGTCGTCACCATTTTGCCTCCTCAAGCCCACCTGCTGTCTCCGACTTCTGACCCACTGGGCTCTGAACTCTACAGCCCTGGAGGGTCCACACGGGACCTTCTAGGCCAAGAGGACGGGACAGGGACAACAGTGGCCTGCAGGTCCCTGCTCTGTGCCCACTGGACTCTTGCCCATTTTGCCCGCTATCAGTTTGCGCCCTTACTGCTCCAGACACAAGCCAAG GCCCTGGTGCTTCTCTTCTTCGGGGCACTTTTAGGCCTGAGTCTCTATGGAGCCACCTTGGTGCAAGACGGGCTGGCCTTGACAGATGTGGTACCTCGGGGCACCAAGGAACATGCCTTCCTGAGCGCCCAGCTCAGGTACTTCTCCCTGTACGAGGTGGCCCTGGTGACACAGGGTGGCTTTGACTACGCCCACTCCCAACGCGCCCTCTTTGATCTGCACCAGCGCTTCAGTTCCCTCAAGGCTGTGCTGCCCCCCCCTGCCACCCAGGCACCCCGCACCTGGCTGCATTACTACCGCAGCTGGCTACAAG GTATCCAGGCTGCGTTTGACCAGGACTGGGCTTCTGGACGTATTACCCGCCACTCTTACCGCAATGGCTCTGAAGATGGCGCCCTGGCCTACAAGCTGCTCATCCAAACCGGGAATGCCCAGGAGCCTCTGGATTTCAACCAG CTGACCACAAGGAAACTGGTGGACAAGGAGGGACTGATCCCACCAGAACTCTTCTACGTGGGGCTGACTGTGTGG TCCCTGCAGCCCAGCCTTTGGAGTTTGCCCAGTTCCCCTTCCTGCTGCATGGACTCCAGAAGACTGCAGACTTCGTAG
- the Ptch2 gene encoding protein patched homolog 2 isoform X3, with protein sequence MVRPLSLGELPPSYTPPARASAPQILAGSLQAPLWLRAYFQGLLFSLGCKIQRHCGKVLFLGLVAFGALALGLRVAIIETDLEQLWVEVDSRVSQELHYTKEKLGEEAAYTSQMLIQTARREGENVLTSEALSLHLQAALAASKVTVSLYGKSWDLNKICYKSGVPLIENGMIERMIEKLFPCVILTPLDCFWEGAKLQGGSAYLPGRPDIQWTNLDPQQLLEELGPFASLEGFRELLDKAQVGQAYVGRPCLDPGDQHCPPSAPNHLSRQAPNVARELSGGCHGFSHKFMHWQEELLLGGTARDLQGQLLRAEALQSTFLLMSPRQLYEHFRGDYQTHDIGWSEEQAGAVLQAWQRRFVQLAQEALPANASQKIHAFSSTTLEDILRQFSEVSGARVAGGYLLMLAYACLTLLRWDCSQSQGAVGLAGVLLVALAVASGLGLCALLGITFNAATTQVLPFLALGIGVDDIFLLAHAFTKVPPDTPLPERMGECLRRTGTSVALTSINNMVAFFMAVLVPIPALRAFSLQAAIVVGCNLAAVLLLFPAILSLDLRRRHRQRLDILCCFSSPCSAQVIQMLPQELGDRAVPVGTAHLTATVQAFTHCEASSQHVVTILPPQAHLLSPTSDPLGSELYSPGGSTRDLLGQEDGTGTTVACRSLLCAHWTLAHFARYQFAPLLLQTQAKALVLLFFGALLGLSLYGATLVQDGLALTDVVPRGTKEHAFLSAQLSASVPSRLCCPPLPPRHPAPGCITTAAGYKVSRLRLTRTGLLDVLPATLTAMALKMAPWPTSCSSKPGMPRSLWISTS encoded by the exons ATGGTTCGGCCGCTGTCCCTTGGAGAGCTGCCTCCAAGCTACACACCTCCAGCTCGGGCCTCAGCACCTCAG ATCCTAGCTGGGAGCCTGCAGGCTCCTCTCTGGCTTCGTGCTTACTTCCAAGGCCTGCTCTTCTCCCTGGGGTGCAAGATCCAGAGACACTGTGGCAAAGTGCTCTTCCTGGGACTGGTGGCCTTTGGGGCTCTAGCACTGGGTCTCCGAGTGGCCATTATTGAGACAGACCTGGAACAGCTCTGGGTAGAAG TGGACAGCCGGGTGAGCCAAGAGCTGCATTACACCAAAGAGAAGCTGGGGGAGGAGGCTGCCTACACGTCCCAGATGCTGATTCAGACTGCACGCCGGGAGGGGGAAAACGTCCTCACCTCCGAGGCCCTCAGCCTTCACCTTCAGGCAGCACTCGCAGCCAGTAAAGTAACAGTGTCACTTTATGGGAA GTCCTGGGATTTGAACAAAATCTGCTACAAATCAGGGGTTCCCCTTATTGAAAATGGAATGATTGAGCGG ATGATTGAGAAGCTGTTCCCGTGTGTGATCCTCACCCCCCTTGACTGCTTCTGGGAGGGAGCCAAACTCCAGGGGGGCTCCGCCTACCTGCC GGGCCGCCCCGATATCCAGTGGACCAACCTGGACCCCCAGCAGCTGCTGGAGGAGCTGGGCCCCTTCGCCTCCCTGGAGGGCTTCCGGGAGCTGCTCGACAAGGCACAGGTGGGCCAGGCCTATGTGGGACGACCCTGCCTGGACCCCGGTGACCAGCACTGCCCACCTAGTGCCCCTAACCATCTCAGCAGGCAG GCCCCCAATGTGGCCCGAGAACTGAGTGGGGGCTGCCACGGCTTCTCCCACAAGTTCATGCACTGGCAAGAGGAACTGCTCCTGGGAGGCACAGCCAGAGATCTCCAAGGACAGCTGCTGAG ggccgAGGCCTTGCAGAGCACCTTCCTGCTGATGAGTCCCCGGCAGCTGTATGAGCACTTCCGGGGCGACTACCAGACACATGACATCGGCTGGAGCGAGGAGCAGGCCGGCGCGGTGCTGCAGGCCTGGCAGAGGCGCTTTGTGCAG CTAGCCCAGGAGGCTCTGCCTGCCAACGCCTCGCAGAAGATCCACGCCTTCTCCTCCACCACCCTGGAGGACATACTGCGCCAGTTCTCTGAAGTCAGCGGGGCCCGCGTGGCAGGCGGCTATCTGCTCATG CTGGCCTACGCCTGCCTAACCCTGCTCCGGTGGGACTGCTCCCAGTCCCAGGGCGCCGTGGGTCTCGCCGGGGTGTTGTTGGTGGCCCTGGCAGTGGCCTCAGGCCTTGGGCTTTGTGCCCTTCTTGGCATCACTTTCAATGCTGCGACCACTCAG GTGCTGCCCTTCCTGGCTCTGGGCATCGGCGTGGATGACATTTTCCTGCTGGCTCATGCCTTTACAAAGGTCCCACCTGACACCCCTCTCCCA GAGCGGATGGGCGAGTGCCTGAGACGCACAGGCACCAGTGTGGCGCTCACCTCCATCAACAACATGGTTGCCTTCTTCATGGCTGTCCTGGTTCCCATCCCGGCCCTGCGGGCTTTCTCCCTGCAG GCAGCCATAGTGGTGGGCTGCAACCTGGCAGCAGTCCTGCTTCTCTTCCCTGCCATCCTCAGCCTCGACCTGCGCCGGCGCCACCGCCAGCGCCTCGACATTCTCTGCTGCTTTTCCAG CCCCTGCTCTGCTCAGGTCATTCAGATGCTGCCCCAAGAGCTAGGAGACAGAGCAGTACCGGTGGGCACTGCCCACCTGACTGCCACCGTGCAGGCATTTACCCACTGCGAAGCCAGCAGCCAGCACGTCGTCACCATTTTGCCTCCTCAAGCCCACCTGCTGTCTCCGACTTCTGACCCACTGGGCTCTGAACTCTACAGCCCTGGAGGGTCCACACGGGACCTTCTAGGCCAAGAGGACGGGACAGGGACAACAGTGGCCTGCAGGTCCCTGCTCTGTGCCCACTGGACTCTTGCCCATTTTGCCCGCTATCAGTTTGCGCCCTTACTGCTCCAGACACAAGCCAAG GCCCTGGTGCTTCTCTTCTTCGGGGCACTTTTAGGCCTGAGTCTCTATGGAGCCACCTTGGTGCAAGACGGGCTGGCCTTGACAGATGTGGTACCTCGGGGCACCAAGGAACATGCCTTCCTGAGCGCCCAGCTCAG CGCTTCAGTTCCCTCAAGGCTGTGCTGCCCCCCCCTGCCACCCAGGCACCCCGCACCTGGCTGCATTACTACCGCAGCTGGCTACAAG GTATCCAGGCTGCGTTTGACCAGGACTGGGCTTCTGGACGTATTACCCGCCACTCTTACCGCAATGGCTCTGAAGATGGCGCCCTGGCCTACAAGCTGCTCATCCAAACCGGGAATGCCCAGGAGCCTCTGGATTTCAACCAG CTGA
- the Ptch2 gene encoding protein patched homolog 2 isoform X4 — protein MVRPLSLGELPPSYTPPARASAPQILAGSLQAPLWLRAYFQGLLFSLGCKIQRHCGKVLFLGLVAFGALALGLRVAIIETDLEQLWVEVDSRVSQELHYTKEKLGEEAAYTSQMLIQTARREGENVLTSEALSLHLQAALAASKVTVSLYGKSWDLNKICYKSGVPLIENGMIERMIEKLFPCVILTPLDCFWEGAKLQGGSAYLPGRPDIQWTNLDPQQLLEELGPFASLEGFRELLDKAQVGQAYVGRPCLDPGDQHCPPSAPNHLSRQAPNVARELSGGCHGFSHKFMHWQEELLLGGTARDLQGQLLRAEALQSTFLLMSPRQLYEHFRGDYQTHDIGWSEEQAGAVLQAWQRRFVQLAQEALPANASQKIHAFSSTTLEDILRQFSEVSGARVAGGYLLMLAYACLTLLRWDCSQSQGAVGLAGVLLVALAVASGLGLCALLGITFNAATTQVLPFLALGIGVDDIFLLAHAFTKVPPDTPLPERMGECLRRTGTSVALTSINNMVAFFMAVLVPIPALRAFSLQAAIVVGCNLAAVLLLFPAILSLDLRRRHRQRLDILCCFSSPCSAQVIQMLPQELGDRAVPVGTAHLTATVQAFTHCEASSQHVVTILPPQAHLLSPTSDPLGSELYSPGGSTRDLLGQEDGTGTTVACRSLLCAHWTLAHFARYQFAPLLLQTQAKA, from the exons ATGGTTCGGCCGCTGTCCCTTGGAGAGCTGCCTCCAAGCTACACACCTCCAGCTCGGGCCTCAGCACCTCAG ATCCTAGCTGGGAGCCTGCAGGCTCCTCTCTGGCTTCGTGCTTACTTCCAAGGCCTGCTCTTCTCCCTGGGGTGCAAGATCCAGAGACACTGTGGCAAAGTGCTCTTCCTGGGACTGGTGGCCTTTGGGGCTCTAGCACTGGGTCTCCGAGTGGCCATTATTGAGACAGACCTGGAACAGCTCTGGGTAGAAG TGGACAGCCGGGTGAGCCAAGAGCTGCATTACACCAAAGAGAAGCTGGGGGAGGAGGCTGCCTACACGTCCCAGATGCTGATTCAGACTGCACGCCGGGAGGGGGAAAACGTCCTCACCTCCGAGGCCCTCAGCCTTCACCTTCAGGCAGCACTCGCAGCCAGTAAAGTAACAGTGTCACTTTATGGGAA GTCCTGGGATTTGAACAAAATCTGCTACAAATCAGGGGTTCCCCTTATTGAAAATGGAATGATTGAGCGG ATGATTGAGAAGCTGTTCCCGTGTGTGATCCTCACCCCCCTTGACTGCTTCTGGGAGGGAGCCAAACTCCAGGGGGGCTCCGCCTACCTGCC GGGCCGCCCCGATATCCAGTGGACCAACCTGGACCCCCAGCAGCTGCTGGAGGAGCTGGGCCCCTTCGCCTCCCTGGAGGGCTTCCGGGAGCTGCTCGACAAGGCACAGGTGGGCCAGGCCTATGTGGGACGACCCTGCCTGGACCCCGGTGACCAGCACTGCCCACCTAGTGCCCCTAACCATCTCAGCAGGCAG GCCCCCAATGTGGCCCGAGAACTGAGTGGGGGCTGCCACGGCTTCTCCCACAAGTTCATGCACTGGCAAGAGGAACTGCTCCTGGGAGGCACAGCCAGAGATCTCCAAGGACAGCTGCTGAG ggccgAGGCCTTGCAGAGCACCTTCCTGCTGATGAGTCCCCGGCAGCTGTATGAGCACTTCCGGGGCGACTACCAGACACATGACATCGGCTGGAGCGAGGAGCAGGCCGGCGCGGTGCTGCAGGCCTGGCAGAGGCGCTTTGTGCAG CTAGCCCAGGAGGCTCTGCCTGCCAACGCCTCGCAGAAGATCCACGCCTTCTCCTCCACCACCCTGGAGGACATACTGCGCCAGTTCTCTGAAGTCAGCGGGGCCCGCGTGGCAGGCGGCTATCTGCTCATG CTGGCCTACGCCTGCCTAACCCTGCTCCGGTGGGACTGCTCCCAGTCCCAGGGCGCCGTGGGTCTCGCCGGGGTGTTGTTGGTGGCCCTGGCAGTGGCCTCAGGCCTTGGGCTTTGTGCCCTTCTTGGCATCACTTTCAATGCTGCGACCACTCAG GTGCTGCCCTTCCTGGCTCTGGGCATCGGCGTGGATGACATTTTCCTGCTGGCTCATGCCTTTACAAAGGTCCCACCTGACACCCCTCTCCCA GAGCGGATGGGCGAGTGCCTGAGACGCACAGGCACCAGTGTGGCGCTCACCTCCATCAACAACATGGTTGCCTTCTTCATGGCTGTCCTGGTTCCCATCCCGGCCCTGCGGGCTTTCTCCCTGCAG GCAGCCATAGTGGTGGGCTGCAACCTGGCAGCAGTCCTGCTTCTCTTCCCTGCCATCCTCAGCCTCGACCTGCGCCGGCGCCACCGCCAGCGCCTCGACATTCTCTGCTGCTTTTCCAG CCCCTGCTCTGCTCAGGTCATTCAGATGCTGCCCCAAGAGCTAGGAGACAGAGCAGTACCGGTGGGCACTGCCCACCTGACTGCCACCGTGCAGGCATTTACCCACTGCGAAGCCAGCAGCCAGCACGTCGTCACCATTTTGCCTCCTCAAGCCCACCTGCTGTCTCCGACTTCTGACCCACTGGGCTCTGAACTCTACAGCCCTGGAGGGTCCACACGGGACCTTCTAGGCCAAGAGGACGGGACAGGGACAACAGTGGCCTGCAGGTCCCTGCTCTGTGCCCACTGGACTCTTGCCCATTTTGCCCGCTATCAGTTTGCGCCCTTACTGCTCCAGACACAAGCCAAG GCCTGA